The Asterias amurensis chromosome 21, ASM3211899v1 genome has a segment encoding these proteins:
- the LOC139953389 gene encoding annexin A4-like, with protein sequence MSYPPPGGYAPPGSYAPPGAGYPSQGYAPAPAGYPPPAGAPGGYPPPAGAPGGYPPPAGAPGGYPPPAGAPGGYPPPAGAPGGYPPPAGAPGGYPPPAGAPGGYPPPAGAPGGYPPPAGGPGGYAPPPAGGGYPPAGGAPTGYPAPAAGYPPAAGGQPYGTAGAPYGQPPAGSAPYGQPPAPYGTSAGYPQQQQQQQPPQQQPAQQQYQQPAAAGVPNAAALYGQDNKPKPQGPPPVTQPVTAALGKMSLNDQPFECHGTVKPAHPFDAERDAEILRKAMKGIGTDEQAIIDLITKRSNSQRQEIKLKFKTMYGKDLIKDLKSELSSKLEECILALFMPQDYYDAHQIHKAIKGLGTDEEILIEILCSRTNEQIKALCVEYKKQYHQTMEKDCIGDTSGHFKRLLVSMCQGNRDEGNTVDLAKAKDDANKLYQAGEKKWGTDESVFNMILAVRNFAQLRATFDEYTKISQRDIMNSIDREMSGFIKKGMSVIVQCVKSRPMYFAERLYRSMKGAGTDDDTLIRVIVTRSEIDLVEIKSAFLQKYQKTLYKMVESDTSGDYKKLLLSIVGSNV encoded by the exons ATGAGTTATCCTCCACCAGGCGGCTATGCTCCACCCGGTAGCTATGCTCCCCCAGGAGCAGGCTACCCATCTCAAGGCTATGCCCCCGCACCTGCTGGATATCCGCCCCCAGCGGGTGCACCAGGAGGGTACCCGCCCCCAGCGGGTGCACCAGGAGGTTACCCGCCCCCAGCGGGTGCACCAGGAGGATACCCGCCCCCAGCGGGTGCACCAGGAGGATACCCGCCCCCAGCGGGTGCACCAGGAGGGTACCCGCCCCCAGCGGGTGCACCCGGAGGCTACCCGCCCCCAGCGGGTGCACCAGGAGGCTACCCGCCCCCAGCGGGTGCACCAGGAGGCTACCCGCCCCCAGCGGGAGGCCCTGGTGGGTATGCGCCCCCTCCTGCAGGGGGTGGCTACCCACCTGCAGGGGGTGCTCCGACAGGATACCCTGCTCCG GCTGCAGGTTACCCGCCAGCTGCAGGTGGACAGCCCTATGGAA CAGCAGGAGCACCTTATGGCCAGCCTCCAGCAGGAAGTGCACCCTATGGTCAACCTCCAGCACCCTATGGAACCTCAGCAGGGTAtccgcagcagcagcagcagcagcaaccgCCGCAGCAGCAGCCAGCCCAGCAACAATACCAACAGCCAGCCGCTGCAG GTGTACCTAATGCAGCTGCTCTGTATGGACAGGACAACAAGCCTAAACCACAG GGCCCTCCCCCAGTCACTCAACCGGTGACGGCTGCTTTGGGTAAGATGTCTCTGAATGACCAACCATTCGAGTGTCATGGAACTGTCAAACCTGCTCATCCATTTGATGCAGAGAGGGATGCAGAAATACTAAGAAAAGCCATGAAAGGAATAG GTACCGATGAGCAGGCCATCATAGATCTGATTACAAAAAGAAGCAACTCACAACGCCAGGAAATTAAGCTGAAGTTCAAGACTatgtatggaaag GACTTGATAAAGGATTTGAAGTCCGAGTTAAGCAGTAAGCTGGAGGAGTGTATCTTGGCTTTATTTATGCCGCAGGATTACTACGATGCACACCAAATACACAAGGCGATCAAG GGCTTGGGAACAGATGAGGAGATCTTGATTGAGATTCTATGCAGCAGGACCAATGAGCAGATCAAAGCACTCTGTGTTGAATACAAAAAAC AGTATCATCAGACCATGGAGAAAGATTGCATTGGCGATACCAGTGGTCATTTCAAACGTTTGCTTGTCTCCATGTGTCAg GGTAACAGAGATGAAGGTAACACAGTAGACCTTGCTAAAGCTAAGGATGATGCCAATAAGCTTTACCAAGCAGGAGAAAAGAAATGGGGAACTGATGAATCGGTCTTTAACATGATCCTCGCTGTGCGGAATTTTGCTCAACTGCGAGCAACATTTGACGAATATACGAAG ATTTCTCAGCGTGACATCATGAACAGTATTGACCGTGAGATGTCAGGCTTTATCAAGAAGGGAATGTCGGTCATTG TTCAATGTGTAAAGAGTCGACCGATGTATTTTGCTGAGCGTCTTTATCGGTCAATGAAAGGAGCTGGTACTGATGATGACACTCTGATTCGCGTCATTGTGACTCGCTCAGAG ATTGATCTTGTGGAGATCAAAAGTGCTTTTCTTCAGAAGTATCAAAAGACTCTTTATAAGATGGTGGAATCTGACACATCTGGAGACTACAAGAAGCTACTGCTCAGTATCGTTGGCAGTAATGTGTAG
- the LOC139953324 gene encoding uncharacterized protein → MAISIQSTTNCVTSVVVILLMAVDLANGVYIRERKKYPTRDYADDDSTQTSSLSRHPKTQNISTELVPPSRREPFRRILVLCNYDNECDRKSFCHGGEGHKSCLPCRRSRRRCQRNGMCCHGYVCQQGRCVPKERRYDTSFAKASQSYDDEGSISQHTKDNMRKRREDEVCDSADQCGEGLCCAQHFWTHICKPILVEGDVCTKRRDRHSDVFQRCHCGGSLSCKRHPAPDERYHTCQNVKGGKRLEGYDEEIHQGLGAVLTLMKDTQESAPKLGEQTHGENTPHVELFTPETDNVQSGKRVDTIEYGSETQSQFKESMESVWKATDEDRQIQDQLISSKPTDTSLVGADESVLTEPEGIAVL, encoded by the exons ATGGCAATTAGTATTCAATCCACAACAAACTGCGTGACGAGTGTGGTGGTCATTTTGTTGATGGCAGTCGATTTGGCAAATGGTGTTTATATCCGCGAGCGCAAAAAGTACCCTACCCGTGACTATGCAGATGATGACAGTACACAAACAAGTTCCCTAAGTAGGCatccaaaaacacaaaatatatcaaCCGAGCTTGTACCACCATCAAGGAGGGAGCCATTCCGGAGAATCTTG GTACTGTGTAACTATGACAACGAATGCGACCGAAAATCCTTTTGCCATGGAGGGGAAGGTCACAAGTCATGTCTGCCGTGCAGACGATCTAGACGACGGTGCCAGAGAAATGGTATGTGTTGCCATGGTTATGTTTGTCAACAAGGGCGATGTGTTCCGAAGGAGAGGCGATATGACACTTCCTTCGCAAAGGCCTCACAGTCTTATGACGATGAGGGCAGTATTTCACAACACACTAAGGACAACATGCGAAAAC GTCGTGAGGATGAAGTGTGTGATTCTGCCGATCAATGCGGCGAGGGATTATGTTGTGCACAACACTTTTGGACACATATTTGCAAACCGATCTTGGTTGAGGGAGATGTTTGTACCAAGAGACGAGACCGTCACTCGGATGTATTCCAGCGATGTCACTGTGGAGGCTCATTATCATGTAAAAGGCATCCTGCCCCTGACGAACGATATCACACATGTCAAAACGTAAAAGGAGGGAAACGTCTAGAAGGGTATGACGAAGAAATTCACCAAGGATTGGGAGCCGTCCTTACTTTAATGAAGGATACACAGGAATCTGCACCTAAACTAGGTGAACAGACTCACGGAGAGAACACCCCACATGTTGAGCTGTTTACCCCAGAGACTGACAATGTGCAAAGTGGTAAAAGGGTAGACACTATTGAGTACGGTAGCGAAACGCAATCACAATTCAAAGAGTCCATGGAAAGCGTATGGAAAGCTACAGATGAAGACAGACAAATACAAGATCAACTAATATCTAGCAAGCCTACAGATACATCACTGGTTGGGGCTGACGAGAGTGTACTAACAGAACCTGAAGGCATTGCAGTTTTATGA